From one Pieris brassicae chromosome 5, ilPieBrab1.1, whole genome shotgun sequence genomic stretch:
- the LOC123709527 gene encoding probable 39S ribosomal protein L45, mitochondrial, translating to MANCILAKIGQLRLLPATKLLQSYRTTTSKHYDPKFKKLRKEKFLKINLHDYNEDIDKLPEEKVRQKMKERGLLPTRPWNDRPFYISATGGVFEAYIPPEGDGKASIVSTTRAKQTVELLEKKSKSMMAIRKVKSFDEDFDTKEFCRIAQDIYVKAHESLVNNDRHALRTYVTEKAYPEFRHNSFGKTIRWKFLESLEPPRVVHARCTDVISKENIFGQITVRFHTRQQLSVYDRFGRLLHGSEILAKDVLEYVVFEKHLSNVYGNWRVHGKIIPDWAPSKDPSKLTRIMPEEKAVVPEETAVVPENTDNEKTPVVANK from the exons ATGGCAAATTGCATTTTGGCAAAG ATAGGTCAACTACGATTACTTCCAGCAACAAAACTTTTACAATCATACCGCACAACCACATCAAAACATTACGACCCCAAGTTTAAGAAGCTTCGTAAAGaaaaattccttaaaataaatctcCATGACTATAACGAGGATATTGACAAACTACCTGAAGAAAAAGTCAGGCAGAAGATGAAAGAGCGTGGCTTGCTTCCTACTAGACCTTGGAATGACAGACCTTTTTACATTTCAGCAACAG gTGGTGTATTTGAGGCATACATCCCACCAGAGGGTGATGGAAAAGCTTCCATAGTATCAACTACACGAGCCAAACAAACTGTAGAGCTgcttgaaaaaaaatctaaatcaatGATGGCAATACGTAAAGTTAAATCTTTTGATGAAGATTTTGATACCAAAGAATTTTGCCGGATAGCTCaagatatttatgttaaagCACATGAAAGTCTTGTTAATAATGATAGGCATGCATTGAGAACATATGTTACAGAGAAGGCATATCCTGAATTTCGGCATAATTCATTTGGAAAGACAATAAGATGGAAGTTTTTGGAATCACTAGAGCCACCAAGAGTAGTTCATGCCAGATGTACAGATGTCATTAGCAAAGAGAATATATTTGGACAG ATCACTGTTCGCTTCCACACTCGTCAGCAGTTGTCAGTCTATGACCGTTTTGGAAGACTATTGCATGGTAGTGAGATTCTTGCTAAGGATGTCTTGGAATATGTTGTATTTGAGAAGCATTTATCTAATGTTTACGGTAATTGGAGAGTGCATGGGAAAATCATACCAGATTGGGCACCAAGTAAAGACCCATCCAAACTAACAAGAATAATGCCAGAAGAGAAGGCTGTGGTGCCAGAAGAGACGGCTGTGGTGCCAGAAAATACTGACAATGAAAAAACCCCAGTTGTAGCTAATaagtag
- the LOC123709526 gene encoding regulator of G-protein signaling loco isoform X4: MANKMMGYVICGYNSMDNLMSEQSSPFRRWTTGSGAGSSYRHHEHRNIYNKQMSEGGSPGGGKSGGGVARWSLGLEHLLADSAGAAAFAHFLDKEFAAENIRFWWSCEQYRTCSENESESVEVRASLANEIWQRHLGDKAPEPVNIDATAKRATALRLDQRPPPADLFIQAQKQIFNVMKFDSYPRFLRSGVHAECARADLRGLPCPYIPPAETNNKVKKSSSNASDRRRSGGGSLLGWRLRSASRDRVEEDTPPTTDVVAASQTLSGGCSLCRVVLPDGATSVVGVSEGVTVRRLVDRLLQRRNLLCTTYDVLLDDQGESRVIDAESPSTILSGKCAVVEKRCVVRIRIGIRAVLVRCRPTRRLRHVLRPLLQRYPPDGNVRNIPTDAQALHPDTLLQELDGARLQIVDFGDGEWRAVRINQRGEKEDDADSIPDVTLRPHDEDTLSIDRTSGSSGGFSEASRNGVNTDGPNPQSSLSQGPVPANRVRATLRPGPPLHHHPPHFLENLRETQRQRLQPRTPPPLPPKPTQRTAPTVV; encoded by the exons AGTGAGCAGTCATCACCATTCCGCCGGTGGACAACGGGCAGTGGCGCGGGCAGTTCCTATAGACATCACGAGCAtcgcaatatttataataaa CAAATGAGCGAAGGTGGCAGCCCTGGCGGCGGTAAAAGCGGCGGCGGAGTGGCTCGCTGGTCACTCGGCCTCGAACATCTGCTTGCGGACTCGGCCGGCGCGGCTGCGTTTGCCCACTTTTTGGACAAGGAGTTTGCCGCCGAAAATATTAG atTCTGGTGGTCCTGCGAACAGTATAGAACCTGTTCGGAAAATGAGTCTGAAAGCGTTGAAGTACGGGCGTCGCTCGCGAATGAAATCTGGCAAAGGCATTTGGGTGACAAAGCCCCAGAACCAGTGAATATAGACGCTACCGCAAAACGGGCTACGGCATTACGCCTGGATCAGAGGCCACCTCCGGCTGATTTGTTTATTCAG GCTCAGAAACAAATATTCAACGTTATGAAGTTCGACAGCTACCCACGGTTTCTACGTTCAGGAGTGCACGCCGAATGCGCACGCGCAGATCTACGTGGCCTGCCCTGTCCTTATATACCGCCGGCTGAgactaataataaa gtgAAAAAGTCTTCGTCTAACGCATCAGACAGACGTCGCAGTGGAGGCGGTTCCCTATTGGGCTGGAGGCTACGCTCTGCGTCAAGAGATCGTGTTGAAGAAGATACACCACCCACCACTGAT GTGGTTGCGGCCAGTCAAACGTTATCTGGAGGCTGTTCACTTTGCCGTGTAGTGTTACCGGATGGAGCGACATCTGTGGTTGGCGTAAGCGAGGGCGTGACGGTGAGAAGATTAGTAGACCGTCTGCTGCAAAGAAGAAATTTACTCTGTACTACTTACGACGTCCTGCTTGATGATCAG GGCGAATCCCGCGTGATAGACGCCGAATCACCATCGACAATACTCTCGGGCAAGTGTGCGGTCGTAGAGAAACGTTGTGTCGTGCGTATACGAATCGGCATCCGCGCCGTGCTCGTTAGATGTCGCCCCACAAGGAGATTGCGCCATGTACTAAGGCCGTTATTGCAAAGATACCCTCCAGATGGAAATGTGAGGAATATACCCACAGACGCGCAGGCGTTGCATCCTGATACGTTGTTACAG gaaTTAGACGGCGCTCGGCTGCAAATAGTGGACTTCGGTGATGGTGAATGGCGCGCTGTGAGAATTAACCAGAGAGGTGAAAAGGAAGATGACGCTGACTCCATACCTGACGTCACTTTACGGCCTCACGATGAAGACACGCTG agTATAGACCGCACCTCTGGCAGTTCAGGAGGCTTTAGCGAGGCGTCACGTAATGGGGTGAACACAGATGGACCCAATCCCCAGTCCTCTTTGTCTCAAGGCCCCGTACCCGCTAATAGAGTTAGAGCTACTTTACGGCCCGGCCCACCCTTACATCATCACCCACCGC ATTTCTTAGAGAATCTCCGTGAAACCCAGAGGCAGCGTTTGCAGCCGCGGACCCCGCCGCCGCTTCCGCCTAAACCCACGCAACGCACAGCGCCCACTGTAGTCTGA
- the LOC123709526 gene encoding regulator of G-protein signaling loco isoform X3 produces the protein MLCATNGAVAAMDRAYMSLRARKPQVTTTSEQSSPFRRWTTGSGAGSSYRHHEHRNIYNKQMSEGGSPGGGKSGGGVARWSLGLEHLLADSAGAAAFAHFLDKEFAAENIRFWWSCEQYRTCSENESESVEVRASLANEIWQRHLGDKAPEPVNIDATAKRATALRLDQRPPPADLFIQAQKQIFNVMKFDSYPRFLRSGVHAECARADLRGLPCPYIPPAETNNKVKKSSSNASDRRRSGGGSLLGWRLRSASRDRVEEDTPPTTDVVAASQTLSGGCSLCRVVLPDGATSVVGVSEGVTVRRLVDRLLQRRNLLCTTYDVLLDDQGESRVIDAESPSTILSGKCAVVEKRCVVRIRIGIRAVLVRCRPTRRLRHVLRPLLQRYPPDGNVRNIPTDAQALHPDTLLQELDGARLQIVDFGDGEWRAVRINQRGEKEDDADSIPDVTLRPHDEDTLSIDRTSGSSGGFSEASRNGVNTDGPNPQSSLSQGPVPANRVRATLRPGPPLHHHPPHFLENLRETQRQRLQPRTPPPLPPKPTQRTAPTVV, from the exons AGTGAGCAGTCATCACCATTCCGCCGGTGGACAACGGGCAGTGGCGCGGGCAGTTCCTATAGACATCACGAGCAtcgcaatatttataataaa CAAATGAGCGAAGGTGGCAGCCCTGGCGGCGGTAAAAGCGGCGGCGGAGTGGCTCGCTGGTCACTCGGCCTCGAACATCTGCTTGCGGACTCGGCCGGCGCGGCTGCGTTTGCCCACTTTTTGGACAAGGAGTTTGCCGCCGAAAATATTAG atTCTGGTGGTCCTGCGAACAGTATAGAACCTGTTCGGAAAATGAGTCTGAAAGCGTTGAAGTACGGGCGTCGCTCGCGAATGAAATCTGGCAAAGGCATTTGGGTGACAAAGCCCCAGAACCAGTGAATATAGACGCTACCGCAAAACGGGCTACGGCATTACGCCTGGATCAGAGGCCACCTCCGGCTGATTTGTTTATTCAG GCTCAGAAACAAATATTCAACGTTATGAAGTTCGACAGCTACCCACGGTTTCTACGTTCAGGAGTGCACGCCGAATGCGCACGCGCAGATCTACGTGGCCTGCCCTGTCCTTATATACCGCCGGCTGAgactaataataaa gtgAAAAAGTCTTCGTCTAACGCATCAGACAGACGTCGCAGTGGAGGCGGTTCCCTATTGGGCTGGAGGCTACGCTCTGCGTCAAGAGATCGTGTTGAAGAAGATACACCACCCACCACTGAT GTGGTTGCGGCCAGTCAAACGTTATCTGGAGGCTGTTCACTTTGCCGTGTAGTGTTACCGGATGGAGCGACATCTGTGGTTGGCGTAAGCGAGGGCGTGACGGTGAGAAGATTAGTAGACCGTCTGCTGCAAAGAAGAAATTTACTCTGTACTACTTACGACGTCCTGCTTGATGATCAG GGCGAATCCCGCGTGATAGACGCCGAATCACCATCGACAATACTCTCGGGCAAGTGTGCGGTCGTAGAGAAACGTTGTGTCGTGCGTATACGAATCGGCATCCGCGCCGTGCTCGTTAGATGTCGCCCCACAAGGAGATTGCGCCATGTACTAAGGCCGTTATTGCAAAGATACCCTCCAGATGGAAATGTGAGGAATATACCCACAGACGCGCAGGCGTTGCATCCTGATACGTTGTTACAG gaaTTAGACGGCGCTCGGCTGCAAATAGTGGACTTCGGTGATGGTGAATGGCGCGCTGTGAGAATTAACCAGAGAGGTGAAAAGGAAGATGACGCTGACTCCATACCTGACGTCACTTTACGGCCTCACGATGAAGACACGCTG agTATAGACCGCACCTCTGGCAGTTCAGGAGGCTTTAGCGAGGCGTCACGTAATGGGGTGAACACAGATGGACCCAATCCCCAGTCCTCTTTGTCTCAAGGCCCCGTACCCGCTAATAGAGTTAGAGCTACTTTACGGCCCGGCCCACCCTTACATCATCACCCACCGC ATTTCTTAGAGAATCTCCGTGAAACCCAGAGGCAGCGTTTGCAGCCGCGGACCCCGCCGCCGCTTCCGCCTAAACCCACGCAACGCACAGCGCCCACTGTAGTCTGA
- the LOC123709526 gene encoding regulator of G-protein signaling loco isoform X2: protein MARLATSAVQLCQRLQELNPQKFLLLGKQSEQSSPFRRWTTGSGAGSSYRHHEHRNIYNKQMSEGGSPGGGKSGGGVARWSLGLEHLLADSAGAAAFAHFLDKEFAAENIRFWWSCEQYRTCSENESESVEVRASLANEIWQRHLGDKAPEPVNIDATAKRATALRLDQRPPPADLFIQAQKQIFNVMKFDSYPRFLRSGVHAECARADLRGLPCPYIPPAETNNKVKKSSSNASDRRRSGGGSLLGWRLRSASRDRVEEDTPPTTDVVAASQTLSGGCSLCRVVLPDGATSVVGVSEGVTVRRLVDRLLQRRNLLCTTYDVLLDDQGESRVIDAESPSTILSGKCAVVEKRCVVRIRIGIRAVLVRCRPTRRLRHVLRPLLQRYPPDGNVRNIPTDAQALHPDTLLQELDGARLQIVDFGDGEWRAVRINQRGEKEDDADSIPDVTLRPHDEDTLSIDRTSGSSGGFSEASRNGVNTDGPNPQSSLSQGPVPANRVRATLRPGPPLHHHPPHFLENLRETQRQRLQPRTPPPLPPKPTQRTAPTVV from the exons AGTGAGCAGTCATCACCATTCCGCCGGTGGACAACGGGCAGTGGCGCGGGCAGTTCCTATAGACATCACGAGCAtcgcaatatttataataaa CAAATGAGCGAAGGTGGCAGCCCTGGCGGCGGTAAAAGCGGCGGCGGAGTGGCTCGCTGGTCACTCGGCCTCGAACATCTGCTTGCGGACTCGGCCGGCGCGGCTGCGTTTGCCCACTTTTTGGACAAGGAGTTTGCCGCCGAAAATATTAG atTCTGGTGGTCCTGCGAACAGTATAGAACCTGTTCGGAAAATGAGTCTGAAAGCGTTGAAGTACGGGCGTCGCTCGCGAATGAAATCTGGCAAAGGCATTTGGGTGACAAAGCCCCAGAACCAGTGAATATAGACGCTACCGCAAAACGGGCTACGGCATTACGCCTGGATCAGAGGCCACCTCCGGCTGATTTGTTTATTCAG GCTCAGAAACAAATATTCAACGTTATGAAGTTCGACAGCTACCCACGGTTTCTACGTTCAGGAGTGCACGCCGAATGCGCACGCGCAGATCTACGTGGCCTGCCCTGTCCTTATATACCGCCGGCTGAgactaataataaa gtgAAAAAGTCTTCGTCTAACGCATCAGACAGACGTCGCAGTGGAGGCGGTTCCCTATTGGGCTGGAGGCTACGCTCTGCGTCAAGAGATCGTGTTGAAGAAGATACACCACCCACCACTGAT GTGGTTGCGGCCAGTCAAACGTTATCTGGAGGCTGTTCACTTTGCCGTGTAGTGTTACCGGATGGAGCGACATCTGTGGTTGGCGTAAGCGAGGGCGTGACGGTGAGAAGATTAGTAGACCGTCTGCTGCAAAGAAGAAATTTACTCTGTACTACTTACGACGTCCTGCTTGATGATCAG GGCGAATCCCGCGTGATAGACGCCGAATCACCATCGACAATACTCTCGGGCAAGTGTGCGGTCGTAGAGAAACGTTGTGTCGTGCGTATACGAATCGGCATCCGCGCCGTGCTCGTTAGATGTCGCCCCACAAGGAGATTGCGCCATGTACTAAGGCCGTTATTGCAAAGATACCCTCCAGATGGAAATGTGAGGAATATACCCACAGACGCGCAGGCGTTGCATCCTGATACGTTGTTACAG gaaTTAGACGGCGCTCGGCTGCAAATAGTGGACTTCGGTGATGGTGAATGGCGCGCTGTGAGAATTAACCAGAGAGGTGAAAAGGAAGATGACGCTGACTCCATACCTGACGTCACTTTACGGCCTCACGATGAAGACACGCTG agTATAGACCGCACCTCTGGCAGTTCAGGAGGCTTTAGCGAGGCGTCACGTAATGGGGTGAACACAGATGGACCCAATCCCCAGTCCTCTTTGTCTCAAGGCCCCGTACCCGCTAATAGAGTTAGAGCTACTTTACGGCCCGGCCCACCCTTACATCATCACCCACCGC ATTTCTTAGAGAATCTCCGTGAAACCCAGAGGCAGCGTTTGCAGCCGCGGACCCCGCCGCCGCTTCCGCCTAAACCCACGCAACGCACAGCGCCCACTGTAGTCTGA
- the LOC123709526 gene encoding regulator of G-protein signaling loco isoform X6, producing MVVWYVTDADSESEQSSPFRRWTTGSGAGSSYRHHEHRNIYNKQMSEGGSPGGGKSGGGVARWSLGLEHLLADSAGAAAFAHFLDKEFAAENIRFWWSCEQYRTCSENESESVEVRASLANEIWQRHLGDKAPEPVNIDATAKRATALRLDQRPPPADLFIQAQKQIFNVMKFDSYPRFLRSGVHAECARADLRGLPCPYIPPAETNNKVKKSSSNASDRRRSGGGSLLGWRLRSASRDRVEEDTPPTTDVVAASQTLSGGCSLCRVVLPDGATSVVGVSEGVTVRRLVDRLLQRRNLLCTTYDVLLDDQGESRVIDAESPSTILSGKCAVVEKRCVVRIRIGIRAVLVRCRPTRRLRHVLRPLLQRYPPDGNVRNIPTDAQALHPDTLLQELDGARLQIVDFGDGEWRAVRINQRGEKEDDADSIPDVTLRPHDEDTLSIDRTSGSSGGFSEASRNGVNTDGPNPQSSLSQGPVPANRVRATLRPGPPLHHHPPHFLENLRETQRQRLQPRTPPPLPPKPTQRTAPTVV from the exons AGTGAGCAGTCATCACCATTCCGCCGGTGGACAACGGGCAGTGGCGCGGGCAGTTCCTATAGACATCACGAGCAtcgcaatatttataataaa CAAATGAGCGAAGGTGGCAGCCCTGGCGGCGGTAAAAGCGGCGGCGGAGTGGCTCGCTGGTCACTCGGCCTCGAACATCTGCTTGCGGACTCGGCCGGCGCGGCTGCGTTTGCCCACTTTTTGGACAAGGAGTTTGCCGCCGAAAATATTAG atTCTGGTGGTCCTGCGAACAGTATAGAACCTGTTCGGAAAATGAGTCTGAAAGCGTTGAAGTACGGGCGTCGCTCGCGAATGAAATCTGGCAAAGGCATTTGGGTGACAAAGCCCCAGAACCAGTGAATATAGACGCTACCGCAAAACGGGCTACGGCATTACGCCTGGATCAGAGGCCACCTCCGGCTGATTTGTTTATTCAG GCTCAGAAACAAATATTCAACGTTATGAAGTTCGACAGCTACCCACGGTTTCTACGTTCAGGAGTGCACGCCGAATGCGCACGCGCAGATCTACGTGGCCTGCCCTGTCCTTATATACCGCCGGCTGAgactaataataaa gtgAAAAAGTCTTCGTCTAACGCATCAGACAGACGTCGCAGTGGAGGCGGTTCCCTATTGGGCTGGAGGCTACGCTCTGCGTCAAGAGATCGTGTTGAAGAAGATACACCACCCACCACTGAT GTGGTTGCGGCCAGTCAAACGTTATCTGGAGGCTGTTCACTTTGCCGTGTAGTGTTACCGGATGGAGCGACATCTGTGGTTGGCGTAAGCGAGGGCGTGACGGTGAGAAGATTAGTAGACCGTCTGCTGCAAAGAAGAAATTTACTCTGTACTACTTACGACGTCCTGCTTGATGATCAG GGCGAATCCCGCGTGATAGACGCCGAATCACCATCGACAATACTCTCGGGCAAGTGTGCGGTCGTAGAGAAACGTTGTGTCGTGCGTATACGAATCGGCATCCGCGCCGTGCTCGTTAGATGTCGCCCCACAAGGAGATTGCGCCATGTACTAAGGCCGTTATTGCAAAGATACCCTCCAGATGGAAATGTGAGGAATATACCCACAGACGCGCAGGCGTTGCATCCTGATACGTTGTTACAG gaaTTAGACGGCGCTCGGCTGCAAATAGTGGACTTCGGTGATGGTGAATGGCGCGCTGTGAGAATTAACCAGAGAGGTGAAAAGGAAGATGACGCTGACTCCATACCTGACGTCACTTTACGGCCTCACGATGAAGACACGCTG agTATAGACCGCACCTCTGGCAGTTCAGGAGGCTTTAGCGAGGCGTCACGTAATGGGGTGAACACAGATGGACCCAATCCCCAGTCCTCTTTGTCTCAAGGCCCCGTACCCGCTAATAGAGTTAGAGCTACTTTACGGCCCGGCCCACCCTTACATCATCACCCACCGC ATTTCTTAGAGAATCTCCGTGAAACCCAGAGGCAGCGTTTGCAGCCGCGGACCCCGCCGCCGCTTCCGCCTAAACCCACGCAACGCACAGCGCCCACTGTAGTCTGA
- the LOC123709526 gene encoding regulator of G-protein signaling loco isoform X5: MPTLLTETFLARLSWFSEQSSPFRRWTTGSGAGSSYRHHEHRNIYNKQMSEGGSPGGGKSGGGVARWSLGLEHLLADSAGAAAFAHFLDKEFAAENIRFWWSCEQYRTCSENESESVEVRASLANEIWQRHLGDKAPEPVNIDATAKRATALRLDQRPPPADLFIQAQKQIFNVMKFDSYPRFLRSGVHAECARADLRGLPCPYIPPAETNNKVKKSSSNASDRRRSGGGSLLGWRLRSASRDRVEEDTPPTTDVVAASQTLSGGCSLCRVVLPDGATSVVGVSEGVTVRRLVDRLLQRRNLLCTTYDVLLDDQGESRVIDAESPSTILSGKCAVVEKRCVVRIRIGIRAVLVRCRPTRRLRHVLRPLLQRYPPDGNVRNIPTDAQALHPDTLLQELDGARLQIVDFGDGEWRAVRINQRGEKEDDADSIPDVTLRPHDEDTLSIDRTSGSSGGFSEASRNGVNTDGPNPQSSLSQGPVPANRVRATLRPGPPLHHHPPHFLENLRETQRQRLQPRTPPPLPPKPTQRTAPTVV; this comes from the exons AGTGAGCAGTCATCACCATTCCGCCGGTGGACAACGGGCAGTGGCGCGGGCAGTTCCTATAGACATCACGAGCAtcgcaatatttataataaa CAAATGAGCGAAGGTGGCAGCCCTGGCGGCGGTAAAAGCGGCGGCGGAGTGGCTCGCTGGTCACTCGGCCTCGAACATCTGCTTGCGGACTCGGCCGGCGCGGCTGCGTTTGCCCACTTTTTGGACAAGGAGTTTGCCGCCGAAAATATTAG atTCTGGTGGTCCTGCGAACAGTATAGAACCTGTTCGGAAAATGAGTCTGAAAGCGTTGAAGTACGGGCGTCGCTCGCGAATGAAATCTGGCAAAGGCATTTGGGTGACAAAGCCCCAGAACCAGTGAATATAGACGCTACCGCAAAACGGGCTACGGCATTACGCCTGGATCAGAGGCCACCTCCGGCTGATTTGTTTATTCAG GCTCAGAAACAAATATTCAACGTTATGAAGTTCGACAGCTACCCACGGTTTCTACGTTCAGGAGTGCACGCCGAATGCGCACGCGCAGATCTACGTGGCCTGCCCTGTCCTTATATACCGCCGGCTGAgactaataataaa gtgAAAAAGTCTTCGTCTAACGCATCAGACAGACGTCGCAGTGGAGGCGGTTCCCTATTGGGCTGGAGGCTACGCTCTGCGTCAAGAGATCGTGTTGAAGAAGATACACCACCCACCACTGAT GTGGTTGCGGCCAGTCAAACGTTATCTGGAGGCTGTTCACTTTGCCGTGTAGTGTTACCGGATGGAGCGACATCTGTGGTTGGCGTAAGCGAGGGCGTGACGGTGAGAAGATTAGTAGACCGTCTGCTGCAAAGAAGAAATTTACTCTGTACTACTTACGACGTCCTGCTTGATGATCAG GGCGAATCCCGCGTGATAGACGCCGAATCACCATCGACAATACTCTCGGGCAAGTGTGCGGTCGTAGAGAAACGTTGTGTCGTGCGTATACGAATCGGCATCCGCGCCGTGCTCGTTAGATGTCGCCCCACAAGGAGATTGCGCCATGTACTAAGGCCGTTATTGCAAAGATACCCTCCAGATGGAAATGTGAGGAATATACCCACAGACGCGCAGGCGTTGCATCCTGATACGTTGTTACAG gaaTTAGACGGCGCTCGGCTGCAAATAGTGGACTTCGGTGATGGTGAATGGCGCGCTGTGAGAATTAACCAGAGAGGTGAAAAGGAAGATGACGCTGACTCCATACCTGACGTCACTTTACGGCCTCACGATGAAGACACGCTG agTATAGACCGCACCTCTGGCAGTTCAGGAGGCTTTAGCGAGGCGTCACGTAATGGGGTGAACACAGATGGACCCAATCCCCAGTCCTCTTTGTCTCAAGGCCCCGTACCCGCTAATAGAGTTAGAGCTACTTTACGGCCCGGCCCACCCTTACATCATCACCCACCGC ATTTCTTAGAGAATCTCCGTGAAACCCAGAGGCAGCGTTTGCAGCCGCGGACCCCGCCGCCGCTTCCGCCTAAACCCACGCAACGCACAGCGCCCACTGTAGTCTGA